The following proteins are co-located in the Candidatus Binatus sp. genome:
- a CDS encoding Rrf2 family transcriptional regulator: MSLMQIPRKIEYALRAMIYLADHPSGVARGTEIAGHEHIPKYYLEKVIRDLMRRGLVRARRGPGGGYQLARDADTVTFRDIIEAVEGPIKLNLCTDGSSSCALQPSCRMYRVWEKGQRVLLEVFSNTSLAEIAATHPSPGVRSPIDVASRAISPAKSQPA; the protein is encoded by the coding sequence ATGAGCCTGATGCAGATACCGCGCAAGATCGAGTACGCGCTGCGAGCCATGATCTACCTCGCCGATCATCCGTCGGGCGTCGCGCGCGGCACCGAAATCGCCGGTCACGAGCACATCCCGAAATACTATCTGGAAAAAGTGATTCGCGATCTGATGCGCCGCGGGCTGGTCCGCGCGCGCCGCGGTCCCGGCGGCGGCTACCAGCTTGCCCGCGATGCCGACACCGTCACGTTTCGCGATATTATCGAAGCCGTCGAGGGTCCCATCAAGCTCAACCTGTGCACCGACGGCAGCAGCTCATGCGCTCTGCAGCCGTCCTGCCGCATGTATCGCGTTTGGGAAAAGGGCCAGCGCGTGCTGCTCGAAGTTTTCTCCAATACCTCGCTCGCCGAAATAGCCGCGACGCATCCGTCGCCGGGCGTGCGTTCCCCCATCGACGTCGCGTCCAGAGCGATATCGCCGGCCAAGTCTCAGCCCGCGTAG
- a CDS encoding riboflavin synthase, whose product MFTGIIEDLGTVESLKLTGQGAVISVHTSLPISEINIGDSIAVNGACLTVISKGPGRFAMDISAETLRCTGLGDLKPARRVNLERCLTLGKLLGGHLVSGHVDGIGRVVSIKPEGDSKLFAFEVAPAQARYLVEKGSVAIDGISLTIFSVEHCNFSVEIIPHTLRSTTLDFKQPGDTVNLENDMLVKYVEKILAIRATPALAS is encoded by the coding sequence ATGTTTACCGGTATCATCGAAGACCTCGGCACCGTCGAAAGCCTCAAGCTGACCGGCCAGGGCGCAGTAATTTCTGTCCATACCTCGCTCCCCATTTCCGAAATCAACATCGGCGATTCGATCGCCGTCAACGGCGCGTGCCTGACCGTGATTTCCAAAGGCCCCGGCCGCTTCGCGATGGACATCTCGGCCGAGACCCTGCGATGCACCGGGCTTGGCGATCTGAAACCCGCCCGCCGGGTGAATCTCGAGCGATGCCTCACGCTCGGCAAGCTGCTCGGCGGCCACCTGGTCTCCGGCCACGTTGACGGCATCGGCCGGGTCGTGTCGATCAAGCCCGAGGGCGACTCAAAGCTCTTCGCCTTCGAGGTCGCGCCCGCGCAAGCGCGCTACCTGGTCGAGAAGGGCTCGGTCGCCATCGACGGGATCAGCCTGACCATCTTTTCGGTCGAGCACTGCAACTTTTCCGTCGAAATAATTCCCCACACGCTGCGATCGACGACGCTCGATTTCAAGCAGCCCGGTGACACCGTCAACCTCGAGAACGACATGCTGGTCAAGTATGTCGAGAAGATTCTCGCGATACGCGCCACGCCGGCGCTCGCGTCGTGA
- a CDS encoding HAD family hydrolase yields the protein MKSKVKEKLKALLFDFGGTLAFLDFELLAREFSREGRKLDALALEHAEYAGRAAIDRHLMSAPGKQADGGAYAHFFRGWMKAAGIPEEEFSECAAKFGAIHREATLWRVVRPGTFEALEAFKSAGYRLGIVSNAEGQVEADAKRFGLAPYFDVIIDSQVVGVAKPDPRIFQIALARLGVAADEARFAGDIYSIDVEGARAAGIEARLVDQHRRYTWVDHEKIRHIGELHRID from the coding sequence GTGAAATCGAAGGTAAAGGAAAAACTCAAGGCGCTGCTGTTCGACTTTGGCGGCACGCTCGCATTCCTGGATTTCGAATTGCTGGCGCGCGAATTCTCGCGCGAAGGGCGCAAGCTCGATGCACTGGCGCTCGAGCATGCCGAATACGCGGGGCGTGCGGCGATCGATCGACATCTGATGAGCGCGCCGGGCAAGCAAGCCGACGGCGGGGCGTATGCGCATTTTTTTCGCGGCTGGATGAAGGCGGCGGGAATTCCGGAAGAGGAATTTAGCGAATGCGCGGCGAAGTTTGGCGCGATACATCGCGAGGCCACTCTCTGGCGCGTGGTGCGGCCCGGGACGTTCGAAGCGCTGGAGGCGTTCAAATCGGCGGGATACAGGCTCGGGATTGTGTCGAATGCGGAGGGACAGGTCGAAGCGGACGCGAAACGATTCGGGCTGGCGCCGTACTTCGACGTGATAATCGACTCACAAGTTGTCGGGGTGGCAAAGCCCGACCCGCGGATTTTTCAAATCGCGCTCGCGCGCCTGGGCGTCGCTGCCGACGAAGCGAGATTTGCGGGCGACATCTATTCGATCGACGTGGAGGGCGCGCGCGCGGCGGGAATCGAGGCGCGGCTGGTCGATCAGCATCGGCGCTACACGTGGGTCGATCACGAGAAGATTCGGCATATCGGGGAGTTGCATCGGATCGATTGA
- a CDS encoding alkyl sulfatase dimerization domain-containing protein produces the protein MGVIRDQSGKIFTGAITTRQFHPILPTGEYEEIANGVMFYRWFANVTAVKTGEGLVLVDTGGYFNQDATVKLIRQFSPERVNTAIYTHGHVDHACGMPAIVADAQKNKVARPRVVGHRAVAARFDRYKRTAGYNTVVNTRQFNRPAPWPTEYVYPDTYFDNQLNVVAGDDKFECHHARGETDDHCWVFIPQCKLLCTGDLIIWAAPNAGNPQKAQRYAREWAEALRVMARLGAEVLVPGHGYPVFGAIRVRQVLNDTANYLQSLYDQAIAMMNAGATLDEMIHTVKPPANLAEKPWLQAVYDEPEFIVRNIWRLEGGWYDGTPSNLKPASDGERAREIAALSGGVAPLIARANERLAAGEIVLACHLADWAVAAAPEDKSAHEARMRVYAARADREQSTMAHGVFRSAVVESATKAGVAPPEDKRSA, from the coding sequence ATGGGCGTGATAAGAGATCAATCGGGAAAGATTTTTACCGGCGCGATTACGACCCGCCAGTTCCATCCGATCCTGCCCACCGGCGAGTACGAGGAAATCGCGAACGGCGTGATGTTCTACCGATGGTTCGCGAACGTGACGGCGGTCAAGACGGGCGAGGGGCTGGTGCTGGTGGATACGGGAGGCTACTTCAACCAGGACGCGACGGTGAAGCTGATTCGGCAGTTCTCGCCGGAGCGGGTGAACACGGCGATCTACACGCACGGGCACGTCGATCACGCGTGCGGGATGCCGGCGATAGTCGCGGATGCGCAGAAGAACAAGGTGGCACGGCCGCGCGTGGTGGGACATCGCGCAGTCGCGGCGCGGTTCGATCGCTACAAGCGCACCGCCGGCTATAACACTGTAGTCAATACACGGCAGTTCAACCGGCCCGCGCCTTGGCCGACTGAGTATGTATATCCGGATACTTACTTCGATAATCAGTTGAATGTAGTTGCGGGCGACGACAAGTTTGAATGCCATCATGCGCGCGGCGAAACCGACGATCATTGCTGGGTGTTCATCCCGCAGTGCAAGCTGCTATGCACCGGAGATTTGATCATCTGGGCGGCGCCCAACGCGGGCAATCCGCAGAAGGCGCAGCGCTACGCGCGCGAATGGGCCGAGGCACTGCGCGTGATGGCGAGGCTGGGGGCGGAAGTGCTCGTGCCGGGCCACGGCTACCCGGTGTTCGGCGCGATTCGGGTGCGGCAGGTGCTGAACGACACCGCGAACTATCTGCAGAGCCTGTACGATCAGGCTATTGCAATGATGAATGCGGGCGCCACGCTGGACGAGATGATTCACACCGTGAAGCCGCCGGCAAATCTTGCGGAGAAGCCGTGGCTGCAGGCCGTGTACGACGAGCCCGAGTTTATCGTGCGCAACATCTGGCGGCTGGAAGGCGGATGGTACGACGGCACGCCGTCGAATCTTAAACCGGCGAGCGACGGCGAGCGGGCGCGGGAGATCGCGGCGCTGTCGGGCGGTGTGGCGCCGCTGATCGCGCGAGCGAATGAAAGACTGGCGGCCGGCGAAATCGTGCTGGCATGTCATCTGGCGGATTGGGCGGTGGCGGCGGCGCCGGAGGACAAATCGGCGCATGAAGCACGGATGCGAGTCTATGCGGCGCGAGCGGATCGCGAGCAATCGACGATGGCGCACGGTGTCTTCCGGTCGGCGGTGGTCGAGTCAGCGACGAAGGCGGGAGTCGCGCCACCCGAGGACAAGCGCAGCGCGTGA